The following coding sequences lie in one Pogoniulus pusillus isolate bPogPus1 chromosome 29, bPogPus1.pri, whole genome shotgun sequence genomic window:
- the RAD21L1 gene encoding double-strand-break repair protein rad21-like protein 1 isoform X2 has product MFYMHLLVNKRGPLAKIWLAAHWERKLTKAHIFECNLETTIEKMISPKFTIALRTSGHLLLGVVRIYHRKAKYLLADCSEALTKMKTAFRPGLVDLPEENFEAAYQSVTLPEEFHDFEVPLPALNAIDVVDHFTLNQSRAEDITLTEELESSTLLCDRTLDEEPEALRKKSFLDCSILTSSNSLVAAHCSLSVDGDRTVLQEDTFGLHQDGFGDEEDAADMIELLLRDEQSDLDKDLLDVREDFPLPQDPPENSRTMEPKGAGSTVSDGHLLNETVLLLGEEEGFVLQPVDDTAVNQRKKSKRKRKLLVDVVKELSCSTIYNQLNDCTDILTTLDLAPPTKKTMMWKECGGVDKLLSQPGQPVVHPELQMLFEKCFKSHSLKMRRNEIQREEEVEGARKEQGITEMLRAKEPSSLQDPARDTERRTGNDLVMLMAQSDRNEDDGNSGESRQEGMVCSESSSLLLPPAGQAAEAQQDESPNELLRNGRESEETRWSKRTLQLLKTLQHLRRSGASSFSFQELCWRSSRKEAAARFCLLLVLKKRSVIQLRQSSPFADITVTPGPLFEAH; this is encoded by the exons ATGTTCTACATGCATCTGCTGGTCAACAAGCGTGGGCCCTTGGCCAAGATCTGGCTGGCTGCCCACTGGGAGAGGAAGCTCACCAAAGCCCATATATTCGAGTGCAATTTAGAGACCACCATTGAAAAGATGATCTCACCCAAG TTCACAATAGCTCTGAGAACCTCTGGCCACTTGCTCCTGGGAGTGGTGAGGATTTACCACAGGAAAGCCAAGTACCTCTTGGCAGACTGTAGTGAAGCTCTGACTAAAATGAAGACAGCCTTTCGCCCAG GTCTTGTTGACCTTCCAGAAGAGAATTTTGAGGCTGCTTATCAATCTGTAACACTGCCAGAAGAGTTTCATGATTTTGAGGTCCCACTCCCTGCTCTGAA TGCCATCGATGTCGTTGACCATTTCACCTtgaaccagagcagagctgaagacATCACACTcacagaggagctggaaagcagcacacTTCTCTGTGACAGGACCTTGG ATGAGGAGCCAGAAGCACTGAGGAAGAAGAGCTTCTTGGATTGCAGCATCCTAACCAGCAGCAACAGTCTGGtggctgctcactgctctctgagtGTGGATGGAGACaggactgtgctgcaggaggacacCTTTGGCCTTCATCAGGATGGCTTTGGGGATGAGGAGGATGCTGCTGATATGATTG AACTCCTGCTGAGAGATGAGCAAAGTGACCTGGATAAGGACCTCCTGGATGTCAGGGAAGACTTTCCTTTGCCACAAGACCCCCCAGAGAACAGCAGGACCA TGGAGCCCAagggtgcaggcagcactgtCAGTGATGGTCACCTGCTGAACGAgacggtgctgctgctgggagaggaggaaggcttTGTGCTGCAGCCAGTTGATGACACAG CTGTCAaccagaggaagaaaagcaaaaggaagaggaagctgcTCGTGGATGTAGTcaaggagctgagctgcagcactatCTACAACCAGCTGAATGACTGCACAGACATCCTCACTACGCTAGACCTGGCACCCCCCACCAAAAAGACCATGATGTGGAAGGAATGTGGGGGTGTGGAcaagctgctgagccagcctgggcagcctgtggtcCACCCCGAGCTGCAGATG CTGTTTGAAAAGTGCTTCAAGAGTCACAGTTtaaagatgagaagaaatgaaatCCAGAGGGAGGAAGAAGTGGAAGGAGCTAGGAAGGAGCAGGGCATTACAG agatgctgagagcaAAAGAGCCAAGTTCCCTGCAGGACCCAGCTCGTGACACTGAGAGGAGAACTGGGAACGATTTGGTGATGTTGATGGCACAGAGTGACAGAAATGAAGATGATGGTAACAGTGGAGAAAGCAGA caggagggaatgGTCTGCTCCGAGAGCTCCTCGCTGCTGCTCCCACCAGCAGGCCAAGCAGCTGAAGCACAGCAAGATGAGTCACCCAAC gagcTACTGAGGAATGGGAGAGAGAGTGAAGAAACAAGGTGGAGCAAAAGAACTCTTCAGCTACTGAAAACCTTACAG caccTGAGGAGATCTGGTGCCTCTTCCTTCAGCttccaggagctctgctggaggagcagccgcaaagaagctgcagccaggttctgcctgctgctggtcctGAAGAAGCGCTCTGTCatccagctgaggcagagctcccCCTTTGCTGACATCACAGTCACCCCTGGCCCCTTGTTTGAAGCTCACTGA
- the RAD21L1 gene encoding double-strand-break repair protein rad21-like protein 1 isoform X1, whose protein sequence is MKTAFRPGLVDLPEENFEAAYQSVTLPEEFHDFEVPLPALNAIDVVDHFTLNQSRAEDITLTEELESSTLLCDRTLDEEPEALRKKSFLDCSILTSSNSLVAAHCSLSVDGDRTVLQEDTFGLHQDGFGDEEDAADMIELLLRDEQSDLDKDLLDVREDFPLPQDPPENSRTMEPKGAGSTVSDGHLLNETVLLLGEEEGFVLQPVDDTAVNQRKKSKRKRKLLVDVVKELSCSTIYNQLNDCTDILTTLDLAPPTKKTMMWKECGGVDKLLSQPGQPVVHPELQMLFEKCFKSHSLKMRRNEIQREEEVEGARKEQGITEMLRAKEPSSLQDPARDTERRTGNDLVMLMAQSDRNEDDGNSGESREGMVCSESSSLLLPPAGQAAEAQQDESPNELLRNGRESEETRWSKRTLQLLKTLQHLRRSGASSFSFQELCWRSSRKEAAARFCLLLVLKKRSVIQLRQSSPFADITVTPGPLFEAH, encoded by the exons ATGAAGACAGCCTTTCGCCCAG GTCTTGTTGACCTTCCAGAAGAGAATTTTGAGGCTGCTTATCAATCTGTAACACTGCCAGAAGAGTTTCATGATTTTGAGGTCCCACTCCCTGCTCTGAA TGCCATCGATGTCGTTGACCATTTCACCTtgaaccagagcagagctgaagacATCACACTcacagaggagctggaaagcagcacacTTCTCTGTGACAGGACCTTGG ATGAGGAGCCAGAAGCACTGAGGAAGAAGAGCTTCTTGGATTGCAGCATCCTAACCAGCAGCAACAGTCTGGtggctgctcactgctctctgagtGTGGATGGAGACaggactgtgctgcaggaggacacCTTTGGCCTTCATCAGGATGGCTTTGGGGATGAGGAGGATGCTGCTGATATGATTG AACTCCTGCTGAGAGATGAGCAAAGTGACCTGGATAAGGACCTCCTGGATGTCAGGGAAGACTTTCCTTTGCCACAAGACCCCCCAGAGAACAGCAGGACCA TGGAGCCCAagggtgcaggcagcactgtCAGTGATGGTCACCTGCTGAACGAgacggtgctgctgctgggagaggaggaaggcttTGTGCTGCAGCCAGTTGATGACACAG CTGTCAaccagaggaagaaaagcaaaaggaagaggaagctgcTCGTGGATGTAGTcaaggagctgagctgcagcactatCTACAACCAGCTGAATGACTGCACAGACATCCTCACTACGCTAGACCTGGCACCCCCCACCAAAAAGACCATGATGTGGAAGGAATGTGGGGGTGTGGAcaagctgctgagccagcctgggcagcctgtggtcCACCCCGAGCTGCAGATG CTGTTTGAAAAGTGCTTCAAGAGTCACAGTTtaaagatgagaagaaatgaaatCCAGAGGGAGGAAGAAGTGGAAGGAGCTAGGAAGGAGCAGGGCATTACAG agatgctgagagcaAAAGAGCCAAGTTCCCTGCAGGACCCAGCTCGTGACACTGAGAGGAGAACTGGGAACGATTTGGTGATGTTGATGGCACAGAGTGACAGAAATGAAGATGATGGTAACAGTGGAGAAAGCAGA gagggaatgGTCTGCTCCGAGAGCTCCTCGCTGCTGCTCCCACCAGCAGGCCAAGCAGCTGAAGCACAGCAAGATGAGTCACCCAAC gagcTACTGAGGAATGGGAGAGAGAGTGAAGAAACAAGGTGGAGCAAAAGAACTCTTCAGCTACTGAAAACCTTACAG caccTGAGGAGATCTGGTGCCTCTTCCTTCAGCttccaggagctctgctggaggagcagccgcaaagaagctgcagccaggttctgcctgctgctggtcctGAAGAAGCGCTCTGTCatccagctgaggcagagctcccCCTTTGCTGACATCACAGTCACCCCTGGCCCCTTGTTTGAAGCTCACTGA